A region of Chitinophaga horti DNA encodes the following proteins:
- a CDS encoding S41 family peptidase yields MRKLLTGAILLGSTLSLKAQQDARLLRFPTVHGNQVAFTYAGDLYVVPTAGGVARRITSHPGYEMFARFSHDGKSIAFTGQYDGNTEVFVIPATGGEPKRITYTPTLGRDDVADRMGPNNVVMGWTPDDKHVIYRGRGTSFNAFKGKLYLAPLTGDISEELPFSVASWASYSADGSKLAMNRVFREFRTWKNYRGGMADDIWLVDAKSGKSENITNNPAQDIYPMYHGNKIYFVSERDKIANIFVYDTNTKQTQKVTTFKDFDVKFPSLGDNAIAFENGGYIYLLDLATNQTKKLSVTIAEDLASGRSKQIDAADFLFSTDIAPDGKRAVISARGDVFTVPSKSGVTRNLTQSSAAHDRNAAWSPDGKWITYVSDRSGEDELYVQQQDGTQPAKQLTKGGGSYKFQPIWSPDSKYLLYGTRGQDLILVDVASGNKTLVIHADDGTLGSYSFSPDNKWIAYTVPGKAREFSVIQVYNIDTKKVITVTDTWYDSGGPQFSPDGKYLYFVSERDFNPTYSNTEWNHAYTDMSRPYFVRLSAAAKSPLADKNDEVGAKPDVDTSRKKSTVVIDEEGLADRIESLPVAPGSYGGLVPVEDGVYYFTAGRGARGLKFFSLADAKETEIGTFGAYSITPDAKKILFRTGDDLYIESLSKSKITPTNKVDLGGLKMTVDLKAEWKQIYDESWRQMRDYFYDPNMHGVNWKAMHDKYAPLLPYVNHRDDLTYLIGELIGELNVGHAYVNSGDRPSVNRIQMGLLGARFSRDKSGYYRIDSILSGESWNKTLVSPLRAANGKVKAGEYIISINGTSMKSVSNLYEALAGKAGQLIEIEVSSSPSTSGVRKLLVKPIADEASLYYHEWVQQNIAKVNAASKGRIGYVHIPDMGVDGLNQFARYFYPQLDKEALIIDDRGNGGGNVSPMIIERLLRQPGLGTMRRNNKTASIKPDAHVGPKVCLIDQYSASDGDLFPWQFKYHKIGPLIGQRTWGGVVGISGSLPFIDGGDMRKPEFAHFAADGSSFIIEGEGVHPDIEVVNDPYNEYKGVDTQLAEGIKVLLEKLGQGGKTGVPKIPAFPDKSK; encoded by the coding sequence ATGAGAAAACTACTTACAGGCGCTATCCTGTTAGGATCAACCCTCTCCTTAAAAGCACAGCAGGATGCCCGGCTGCTTCGTTTCCCTACGGTACATGGCAACCAGGTTGCTTTCACGTACGCGGGGGATCTTTACGTCGTTCCTACTGCAGGTGGCGTGGCGCGCCGCATTACCAGCCACCCCGGCTACGAAATGTTTGCCCGCTTTAGCCACGATGGGAAGTCGATCGCCTTTACCGGCCAGTACGACGGTAATACGGAGGTGTTCGTCATCCCCGCTACCGGCGGCGAACCGAAACGTATCACCTATACGCCCACGCTGGGCCGCGATGATGTGGCAGACCGTATGGGGCCCAACAATGTCGTTATGGGGTGGACGCCCGACGATAAACACGTGATTTACCGCGGCAGGGGCACGTCTTTCAATGCGTTCAAAGGAAAACTTTACCTCGCCCCGCTTACAGGCGATATCAGCGAGGAACTGCCTTTCTCCGTGGCTTCCTGGGCGTCGTATAGTGCCGATGGCTCTAAATTAGCGATGAACCGGGTGTTCCGTGAGTTCCGTACCTGGAAGAATTACCGCGGTGGTATGGCAGACGATATATGGCTGGTAGATGCAAAGTCAGGCAAAAGCGAGAATATCACGAATAACCCGGCACAGGACATCTACCCGATGTACCATGGCAACAAGATTTATTTCGTGAGTGAAAGGGATAAGATAGCCAACATCTTTGTATACGATACCAATACAAAACAAACGCAGAAAGTAACAACCTTCAAGGATTTTGATGTGAAGTTCCCGTCTCTCGGCGATAATGCGATCGCGTTTGAAAATGGGGGATACATTTACCTGCTGGACCTGGCTACGAATCAAACAAAGAAGTTGTCGGTCACAATCGCGGAAGACCTGGCCTCTGGCCGTTCCAAACAAATCGATGCGGCTGATTTTCTCTTTAGTACGGATATTGCCCCCGACGGCAAACGTGCGGTGATCAGCGCCCGTGGCGATGTGTTTACGGTACCATCGAAATCGGGCGTTACGCGAAATCTTACACAGTCCAGCGCGGCACATGACCGCAACGCGGCCTGGAGCCCGGATGGCAAGTGGATCACGTACGTGTCTGACCGCTCGGGTGAAGATGAGTTGTACGTCCAGCAGCAAGACGGTACGCAACCGGCCAAACAGCTTACTAAAGGAGGCGGCAGTTATAAGTTTCAACCGATCTGGAGCCCTGATAGTAAATACCTGCTGTACGGCACGCGCGGACAAGATCTCATCCTGGTGGACGTAGCTTCCGGCAACAAGACGCTGGTCATCCATGCAGATGACGGCACGCTGGGTTCCTACTCGTTCTCGCCCGACAACAAATGGATCGCGTATACTGTTCCTGGCAAAGCGCGGGAGTTTAGTGTGATACAGGTGTATAACATCGATACGAAGAAAGTGATTACGGTAACGGATACCTGGTACGATAGCGGCGGACCGCAGTTCAGCCCGGACGGGAAGTATCTGTACTTCGTGTCGGAGCGCGACTTCAACCCGACCTATAGCAATACGGAATGGAATCATGCTTATACAGATATGTCGCGTCCTTACTTCGTAAGGCTCAGCGCTGCTGCGAAGTCGCCGCTGGCCGATAAGAATGATGAGGTAGGGGCGAAGCCAGATGTGGATACCAGTCGTAAAAAGTCCACGGTAGTGATCGACGAAGAAGGTCTGGCCGACCGTATCGAAAGCTTGCCGGTAGCACCTGGTTCTTACGGCGGATTGGTACCCGTGGAAGATGGCGTGTACTACTTCACTGCCGGCCGCGGCGCACGTGGACTGAAATTCTTCAGCCTGGCCGACGCCAAAGAAACGGAGATCGGCACCTTCGGGGCCTACAGCATCACGCCGGATGCGAAGAAGATCCTCTTCCGCACGGGCGACGACCTCTATATCGAAAGCCTCAGCAAATCGAAAATCACGCCCACGAATAAAGTGGACCTTGGCGGCCTCAAGATGACCGTTGATCTGAAAGCCGAATGGAAACAGATTTACGACGAAAGCTGGCGCCAGATGCGCGATTACTTCTATGATCCGAACATGCACGGCGTTAACTGGAAAGCGATGCACGACAAATACGCGCCATTGCTTCCTTACGTAAATCACCGCGACGACCTTACGTACCTTATCGGTGAGCTGATCGGCGAACTGAATGTAGGTCACGCTTACGTGAACAGCGGCGACAGGCCGTCTGTCAACCGTATTCAGATGGGTTTACTGGGTGCCCGCTTCAGCCGCGATAAAAGCGGCTACTATCGCATCGATAGCATCCTGTCCGGCGAAAGCTGGAATAAAACCCTCGTATCGCCACTGCGCGCTGCCAATGGTAAAGTGAAGGCCGGCGAATACATTATTTCGATCAATGGCACGTCGATGAAGTCGGTGAGTAATTTATACGAGGCACTCGCTGGTAAAGCCGGTCAGCTGATCGAAATCGAAGTAAGCAGCTCGCCTTCCACTTCCGGCGTGCGTAAGCTGCTGGTGAAACCTATTGCGGACGAGGCCTCGCTGTACTATCATGAGTGGGTGCAGCAGAACATCGCCAAGGTAAACGCCGCCAGCAAGGGCCGGATCGGGTATGTACATATTCCGGACATGGGTGTAGATGGACTGAACCAGTTTGCGCGTTACTTTTATCCCCAGCTGGACAAAGAAGCGCTCATTATTGACGATCGCGGTAACGGTGGCGGTAACGTATCGCCCATGATCATAGAGCGGTTATTACGCCAGCCTGGCCTGGGTACGATGAGGCGTAACAATAAAACCGCTTCTATTAAGCCAGATGCACACGTTGGCCCGAAAGTGTGCCTGATCGACCAGTACTCTGCCTCCGACGGCGACCTGTTCCCATGGCAGTTCAAGTACCACAAGATCGGTCCGTTGATCGGTCAGCGTACCTGGGGTGGCGTAGTCGGCATCAGCGGCTCGCTGCCGTTCATCGATGGTGGCGATATGCGTAAACCGGAGTTCGCGCACTTCGCAGCAGATGGCTCTTCCTTTATCATTGAAGGCGAAGGTGTGCATCCCGACATTGAAGTCGTCAATGATCCTTACAATGAATATAAAGGCGTGGATACGCAGCTCGCAGAAGGGATTAAAGTGTTGTTAGAGAAACTGGGGCAGGGTGGAAAAACAGGCGTGCCGAAGATACCGGCGTTCCCGGATAAGTCGAAATAA
- a CDS encoding O-acetyl-ADP-ribose deacetylase, which translates to MIEIIQDDITKIKADAIVNAANTSLLGGGGVDGAIHRAGGKAILEECMNIRAAQGGCEVGEAVVTTAGNLPAKYVIHTVGPVWNNGKSNEEQLLASCYRNCLMLAIVHKAKTIAFPNISTGIYRFPKKKAAKIAMDTVLEVLGTTNGIQRVIFVCFDDENYDIYDELLDQLP; encoded by the coding sequence ATGATAGAAATCATCCAGGACGACATTACAAAAATCAAAGCCGACGCCATCGTTAATGCGGCCAACACCTCGTTACTCGGCGGCGGCGGCGTTGATGGAGCGATCCACAGGGCTGGTGGCAAAGCCATACTCGAAGAATGCATGAATATCAGGGCTGCACAGGGCGGCTGCGAGGTGGGTGAAGCTGTTGTTACGACAGCGGGGAACCTACCTGCAAAGTATGTGATACATACCGTAGGGCCTGTCTGGAATAACGGGAAAAGCAACGAGGAGCAGTTGCTCGCGTCCTGCTATCGAAACTGCCTGATGCTGGCAATAGTGCATAAGGCGAAAACCATAGCATTTCCGAACATTAGTACGGGCATTTACAGATTTCCCAAAAAGAAGGCGGCTAAAATCGCCATGGATACAGTGCTGGAGGTTTTGGGTACGACAAATGGGATACAACGGGTGATATTCGTTTGCTTCGATGATGAGAACTACGACATATATGATGAACTCCTGGATCAATTACCATAA
- a CDS encoding PhnA domain-containing protein, protein MKIADQVAARSQQQCELCASTDQLSLYEVPPSDYATSEYTINICNNCRTQIDKKAPLDQEHWRCLTTSMWSEVPGVQVVAWRMLNRLRTETWAMESLDMLYLPDELLDIAKATGDHENDGAVDLHRDVNGALLNDGDTVILTKSLDVKGSTLNAKLGTVVKNIRLVPDNTEQIEGKIEGQTIVILTKYLRKQA, encoded by the coding sequence ATGAAGATAGCAGACCAGGTAGCGGCCCGCAGCCAGCAACAATGTGAATTATGCGCGTCTACCGACCAATTGAGCTTATACGAAGTACCACCGTCCGATTACGCAACGTCGGAGTACACCATCAACATCTGTAATAACTGCCGTACTCAAATCGATAAAAAAGCACCGCTGGACCAGGAGCACTGGCGCTGCCTTACAACATCCATGTGGAGCGAAGTGCCAGGCGTTCAGGTGGTTGCGTGGCGAATGCTGAACCGCCTGCGCACGGAAACCTGGGCGATGGAAAGCCTGGACATGCTCTATCTGCCGGATGAGCTGCTGGATATCGCTAAAGCTACCGGTGACCATGAAAACGATGGCGCTGTTGACCTTCACCGTGATGTAAACGGGGCATTGCTGAACGACGGCGATACAGTGATACTCACCAAATCGCTGGACGTTAAAGGGTCTACGCTGAATGCAAAACTGGGCACAGTGGTGAAGAACATCCGCCTGGTGCCGGACAATACAGAACAGATAGAAGGCAAAATCGAGGGACAAACGATTGTTATCCTGACGAAATACCTCCGGAAACAGGCATGA
- a CDS encoding sulfatase family protein has translation MTKVHAVKAAIGLLMLLATAYNNSYAQTKRPNIIIFIADDVSYNDLGCMGHPLIKTPAIDKLAENGLRFTNAYLTTSSCSPSRASILTGRYPHNTGAAELHSDIPAGQVAFPKVLKEHGYYTAQAGKWHLGTSGIKPAGVFLDAFDRVGGSSAEGGGPGGEQLWVDYLQQRPKDKPFFMWFAAQDAHRDWDDAPKPVQYNEGDIKVPANLIDSKATRTDFVRYYEEVSRFDAYVGKVVEELKAQNILDNTFIVVMADNGRPFPRNKTRMYDEGIKTPFVLHWPAGITGVNQSSASLLSVIDIAPTLLELAGIAPVASIQGRSFKKLLTDPKAKFRNYVFAEHNWHSFKAYERMVRTDQYVYIENGLPELSNVGATDIMGGASGKELKKHHQQGTTTPLQSAIFQVPQPRYELYDYVKDKDQLVNLYGRKGYTARQQQLAKVLRTWQTETGDDQPDDLTPDWSDRWSNKAVDQKGTRGTMPGQRLNAAGIHRPGPF, from the coding sequence ATGACAAAGGTCCACGCAGTAAAAGCTGCTATCGGCTTACTAATGCTGTTAGCCACCGCATATAACAACAGCTATGCACAAACGAAACGTCCGAACATTATCATTTTTATTGCGGATGATGTATCCTACAACGATCTCGGGTGTATGGGCCACCCGCTCATAAAAACACCGGCTATCGATAAACTCGCGGAGAATGGTCTCCGGTTTACCAACGCTTATCTAACTACGAGCTCCTGCAGCCCGAGCAGGGCCAGTATCCTCACCGGGAGGTATCCGCACAATACCGGCGCAGCGGAGTTGCACAGTGATATACCGGCAGGACAGGTGGCGTTCCCGAAAGTACTGAAGGAGCATGGGTATTACACCGCGCAGGCAGGCAAATGGCACTTGGGTACATCCGGCATAAAGCCTGCCGGCGTTTTCCTGGATGCTTTTGACCGGGTAGGCGGCTCCAGCGCTGAAGGCGGGGGACCCGGCGGGGAACAGTTGTGGGTTGATTACTTACAGCAGCGGCCGAAAGATAAGCCGTTTTTCATGTGGTTTGCCGCGCAGGACGCACACCGCGATTGGGATGATGCGCCCAAACCTGTTCAGTATAACGAGGGTGACATCAAAGTACCCGCTAACTTAATCGATTCCAAAGCTACACGAACCGACTTCGTCCGGTATTATGAAGAAGTAAGCCGTTTCGATGCATACGTGGGCAAAGTAGTGGAAGAACTAAAGGCACAGAACATTTTGGACAATACGTTCATTGTCGTGATGGCGGATAACGGTCGTCCTTTCCCGCGAAATAAAACCCGCATGTATGACGAGGGGATTAAAACGCCCTTTGTTCTTCACTGGCCCGCCGGCATCACCGGCGTTAACCAGTCATCAGCCAGCCTGCTGAGCGTGATCGATATCGCTCCGACGTTACTGGAGCTTGCCGGCATCGCACCCGTCGCTTCCATCCAGGGAAGAAGTTTCAAAAAGCTGCTGACTGATCCAAAAGCCAAATTCCGGAATTATGTGTTCGCAGAACATAACTGGCACAGCTTTAAAGCCTATGAGAGAATGGTGCGTACAGACCAGTATGTGTACATTGAAAACGGGCTGCCCGAACTCAGTAATGTAGGTGCTACAGACATCATGGGAGGAGCCTCCGGCAAAGAGTTGAAGAAGCACCACCAGCAGGGCACGACAACGCCTTTGCAGTCGGCGATCTTCCAGGTGCCTCAGCCGCGATATGAATTATATGACTATGTGAAGGACAAGGATCAGCTGGTGAATTTATATGGGCGTAAGGGTTATACTGCCCGTCAGCAACAGTTGGCTAAGGTGCTGAGGACCTGGCAAACAGAAACCGGCGATGATCAGCCCGACGATCTTACACCCGATTGGTCAGACAGGTGGAGCAACAAAGCGGTGGACCAGAAAGGAACACGAGGTACCATGCCGGGACAGCGGCTTAACGCAGCAGGCATCCACCGCCCCGGACCATTTTAG
- a CDS encoding Crp/Fnr family transcriptional regulator yields MSEHLLFTTLQQRHHFPTTEFEKFLALFEEAYLPKNDMLFTTGSIVKQVCFLMKGCMRQYHITANGDERNIFFAEEGWWCGEMDSFINLTPSTMSMQAVEDCHILCMDREKWEHATRTIPDYALYQIKNRGYTVAWLKGMLSNISVETPDEKYRRILKETPHWINRLPQYQIASYLGVTPETLSRIRKRNMRL; encoded by the coding sequence ATGAGCGAGCATCTACTCTTTACCACGTTGCAGCAACGGCATCATTTCCCTACAACGGAGTTCGAAAAATTCCTTGCCTTGTTCGAGGAAGCTTATCTGCCTAAAAACGACATGCTATTTACGACCGGGTCTATCGTAAAACAGGTATGTTTCCTGATGAAAGGCTGTATGCGGCAATATCATATCACAGCGAACGGCGATGAGCGTAACATCTTTTTTGCGGAAGAAGGCTGGTGGTGTGGGGAAATGGACAGCTTCATCAACCTCACCCCCTCTACGATGAGTATGCAGGCGGTGGAAGATTGTCACATCCTGTGTATGGACCGCGAAAAGTGGGAGCACGCAACGAGGACCATCCCTGACTATGCGCTATACCAGATCAAGAATCGGGGCTATACAGTTGCCTGGCTCAAAGGTATGCTCAGCAACATCAGCGTAGAAACGCCGGACGAAAAATACCGCCGCATCCTGAAAGAAACGCCGCATTGGATCAACCGGCTGCCGCAATACCAGATTGCCAGCTACCTCGGTGTAACGCCGGAAACACTAAGCCGAATCAGGAAAAGAAATATGCGGCTGTGA
- a CDS encoding cupin domain-containing protein yields MTNEVIDLGNGLEIHFCLDAADTGAQFTLFKVVIHPNAKVPAAHYHDNFDETLYGLKGTLSLTVDDQVLELHAGDHYFIKRGRIHSFTNQSDETVEILAYANPGVFTSNYFKDILGVLKAGGPPDMARMKQIMLQHGLVPVANH; encoded by the coding sequence ATGACCAATGAAGTGATCGATCTTGGCAACGGACTGGAAATCCACTTTTGCCTTGATGCCGCAGACACCGGCGCACAGTTCACCCTGTTTAAGGTGGTGATCCATCCCAATGCCAAAGTACCGGCCGCACATTACCACGACAATTTCGACGAAACGTTGTACGGTCTGAAAGGCACCCTCTCCCTCACCGTGGACGACCAGGTGCTGGAACTGCATGCCGGCGACCATTATTTTATCAAACGTGGACGCATACACAGTTTTACCAACCAGTCTGACGAGACTGTAGAGATATTAGCCTATGCCAACCCCGGAGTGTTTACCTCCAATTACTTCAAAGACATCCTCGGCGTACTAAAAGCCGGCGGCCCGCCCGACATGGCCAGGATGAAGCAAATTATGCTCCAGCACGGACTGGTGCCCGTCGCCAACCATTAA
- the ubiG gene encoding bifunctional 2-polyprenyl-6-hydroxyphenol methylase/3-demethylubiquinol 3-O-methyltransferase UbiG, producing MQKIDTEIYRQINNDVYKEQGDIWWKPDTVLHILKTSVNPWRVGYASKVLQRLNIDPKGKTALEVGCGGGILTEEIARMGFDTTGIDPAAESITTASNHAKAGGLNIRYEQGSGEHLSFPDNSFDVVFCCDVLEHVTDLPRVVSEISRVLKPGGIFIYDTINRTFVSKLVAIKIWQEWKRWAFMPPNLHVWKMFIKPGEMQEVLQASGLDWKEHTGSKPNVSIPKLLQYLRKRVKGVWNFVDLGKHFWLVEDNDKNILYAGHAVKKQAASRQVSYN from the coding sequence ATGCAAAAAATAGACACTGAGATCTACCGTCAGATAAATAATGACGTGTACAAGGAACAAGGCGACATCTGGTGGAAACCGGATACCGTGCTGCACATCCTGAAAACCTCCGTCAATCCCTGGCGTGTAGGTTACGCTTCCAAAGTACTGCAACGCCTGAACATCGATCCAAAGGGAAAAACAGCCTTGGAAGTCGGCTGCGGCGGCGGCATCCTGACAGAAGAAATCGCCCGCATGGGATTTGACACCACCGGCATAGACCCGGCGGCCGAATCGATTACGACGGCGAGCAACCATGCAAAGGCAGGCGGCCTGAACATCCGGTACGAACAAGGCTCGGGAGAACATTTGTCGTTCCCCGACAACTCCTTCGACGTCGTATTTTGCTGTGATGTGCTGGAACACGTAACTGACCTTCCGCGCGTAGTATCTGAAATATCACGCGTGCTGAAACCCGGCGGCATATTCATTTACGATACCATCAACCGTACGTTTGTAAGCAAACTGGTGGCGATTAAAATATGGCAGGAATGGAAGCGATGGGCGTTTATGCCGCCGAACCTACACGTATGGAAGATGTTCATTAAACCCGGCGAAATGCAGGAAGTACTGCAGGCAAGCGGGCTTGATTGGAAAGAACATACCGGCTCCAAGCCCAACGTATCGATCCCAAAGCTGCTGCAATATTTAAGAAAACGCGTGAAGGGCGTATGGAACTTTGTAGACCTGGGCAAGCACTTCTGGCTGGTGGAAGATAATGATAAGAATATACTGTATGCGGGGCATGCTGTAAAGAAGCAGGCTGCATCCAGGCAAGTTAGTTACAATTAG
- a CDS encoding ATP-dependent DNA helicase, translating into MSIFNHFRHLNLTPDQENAVKELELFLHSPAKIFMLKGYAGSGKTTLLKGFIAYLNTMNTKYQLMAPTGRAAKVINQKTGFLSTTIHKGIYSFHDLQEIEHSEDENDVSFLYHYKIRNNPEAHNSILIVDEASMVSDVLSQGEFFRFGSGQLLRDLIAYGRNQDPATTGKIIFLGDPAQLPPVGMRFSPALDAQYLNKTYNLTVSQAEMKEVKRQDANNGILTAATKIRKCLTSGYFNDFDLRKNDKDIFNPSYHEYLETYKAQPNQKIIICYKNETALDLNLTIRKDKHGDHLPIQPSDTVIIGGNNYRLGIMNGEFAVVSEASPSVESRDIAFYVKGGKTKQVKLSWRNVSLVFPDENDQSKTITGFMLENYLYGDNYLTPEEQRALYIDFKHRHPKLKKGTKEFEEAIINDKYFNCIMLKFGYAVTCHKAQGGEWPNAFVFWDRGIQKKFNFLESEHEPSGKTNSDFYRWAYTAITRASKQLFCINPPHFSSFSGMTFIGANVQQAFNELTGQTNTNAEIDMENILPELKKFGLSDAPLTIQDHFIQRWHYLRQHYIDIASWQKVGYEVRYVFKREGQTAAFKYWMNGENIFKSNFQNLPAQTNSTELFELIAKILNNPAPVTVRRNNTAGILTQIQFDMELEEKKPFLKTLLDAITNALSGDETIANIQHIQYKERYTIEKKGQSCVIDFEYNGDGFFGRVLPLEKNVTALNCLQK; encoded by the coding sequence ATGAGCATATTCAATCATTTCAGGCATTTAAACCTGACTCCCGACCAGGAAAATGCAGTAAAAGAGTTAGAATTATTCTTACATAGCCCTGCGAAAATTTTCATGCTGAAGGGATATGCAGGAAGTGGAAAAACAACACTATTGAAAGGTTTCATAGCATACCTTAATACTATGAATACCAAATATCAGTTGATGGCGCCAACCGGCAGGGCAGCAAAGGTCATTAATCAGAAAACAGGCTTTCTTTCTACTACTATTCACAAGGGTATTTACAGTTTCCACGATCTGCAGGAAATAGAGCATAGTGAGGATGAAAATGATGTTTCTTTCCTATACCATTACAAAATCAGGAATAATCCGGAGGCCCACAACTCCATTCTGATTGTAGATGAAGCCTCCATGGTAAGCGACGTTTTAAGCCAAGGTGAGTTCTTTCGTTTTGGCAGCGGACAATTACTGCGGGACTTAATTGCTTACGGAAGAAATCAGGACCCTGCGACGACCGGAAAAATTATTTTCCTGGGAGACCCTGCCCAGCTACCACCTGTGGGCATGAGATTCTCCCCTGCACTTGATGCACAATATCTTAATAAAACCTACAATCTGACCGTTTCCCAGGCAGAAATGAAGGAAGTGAAGCGCCAGGACGCGAATAATGGAATTTTAACAGCGGCGACTAAAATCAGAAAATGCCTTACTTCCGGCTACTTCAACGATTTCGACCTCAGAAAAAACGACAAGGATATATTTAATCCATCTTACCATGAGTACCTTGAAACCTACAAGGCACAACCAAATCAGAAAATAATTATTTGCTACAAAAACGAAACTGCGCTTGATTTGAACCTTACCATCCGCAAAGATAAACACGGTGACCACCTTCCAATCCAACCATCTGACACCGTAATCATAGGAGGCAACAACTATCGTTTGGGAATAATGAACGGAGAGTTTGCCGTTGTTTCAGAAGCCAGTCCGTCAGTCGAAAGCAGGGATATCGCCTTTTACGTCAAGGGAGGTAAAACCAAACAAGTGAAACTCAGCTGGCGCAACGTCAGCCTCGTTTTTCCCGATGAAAACGATCAATCCAAAACTATTACCGGTTTTATGCTGGAGAACTACCTGTATGGCGACAACTACCTAACGCCCGAAGAACAGCGGGCACTTTACATAGATTTCAAACACAGGCATCCCAAACTTAAAAAAGGAACAAAAGAATTTGAAGAGGCGATCATCAACGATAAGTACTTCAACTGTATAATGCTGAAATTCGGCTATGCCGTTACCTGTCATAAAGCGCAAGGTGGTGAGTGGCCGAATGCCTTTGTTTTCTGGGACAGGGGCATACAAAAAAAATTCAACTTTCTCGAATCTGAACACGAACCATCGGGCAAGACCAATTCGGATTTCTATCGTTGGGCATATACGGCTATCACCCGTGCATCGAAGCAACTATTCTGTATCAACCCTCCTCACTTCTCCTCCTTTTCCGGGATGACTTTTATCGGCGCCAACGTTCAACAGGCATTTAATGAGCTAACCGGCCAAACGAACACTAACGCAGAAATTGACATGGAGAATATTTTGCCTGAACTGAAAAAATTTGGTTTATCGGATGCTCCCTTAACGATCCAGGATCATTTCATTCAAAGATGGCACTACCTGCGACAGCACTACATCGACATCGCATCATGGCAAAAAGTTGGTTACGAAGTTCGTTATGTATTCAAAAGAGAAGGCCAAACGGCTGCCTTTAAATACTGGATGAATGGAGAAAATATCTTTAAAAGCAATTTTCAAAATCTTCCTGCTCAAACGAACTCCACCGAGCTGTTTGAACTGATCGCGAAAATATTAAATAACCCGGCGCCTGTTACAGTACGCAGGAATAATACAGCCGGCATTTTGACGCAAATCCAATTTGACATGGAATTGGAAGAAAAAAAGCCATTTTTAAAAACTTTACTCGATGCAATCACCAATGCACTGTCTGGCGACGAAACTATCGCCAACATTCAGCATATTCAATACAAAGAAAGATATACCATCGAAAAAAAGGGGCAATCATGCGTTATAGATTTTGAGTATAATGGCGATGGCTTCTTCGGCAGGGTTTTACCACTGGAAAAAAATGTAACAGCCCTGAATTGCTTGCAAAAATAA